Below is a genomic region from Proteus vulgaris.
ACCCGATCATTGAAGAAGCTCTGCATCGCTACAGCCAGCTCGTGTTTCATGAGCAGAGAGAGAAATATGAAGACCCGGCCAGAATTGGGGCATTTCTGGAAACCCTGATCACCGAAACCTGCCGGGCGTTGGAAGTGCAAATTGTCGATAGTGGCGGTGATTCATGGTCTGTCGATTCAGGAGAGTCGTTCTCACTGTGGCTTTCTTCCCATCCAGGAGAACTATCCATTAACCCGCAGCCCCATGAGGATGAGACCTCTTTGCGTGGCTTGCTGTATGAGCTCATCACCTGTGAGAGCGTGAAAACTGTTTTAAGGAGAACCGACTATGAAGAAGCCGTGGTTGCTGGTCGCATGGCTGCTGGTTATTGAGTTGCTGGCAATATTGCTGCTGATCCCTGGCGACTGGACAGACAGAGCCATCAAAAGGGAATCCGAGCTGGTGGAACAGAGTCTTGGTGTCGAAGCAAGAGACTGGATACAGAACAAAGCATCTACCTGGTTCAGGTCGAGCGTTATTGATTCAGGATTCTATGAGGGGATGTACCAAACGCTGATCCCATCAGAAGAGGAGCGCCAGAAGTCCAAGGGGATGCAGGACATGGGCAAGGGCTGGTTTGTGTGGGTCAAAGGCCGCATGGAAGCCTTTGTCAACGTCATTTACCAGTTCTACACAAGGTTGGCACTGTTAGCCGCGTGGGCTCCCTATATGCTGATCCTGTTCGTACCTGCGGTATATGACGGGATGATGACATGGCGAATTAAGCGGACCAACTTCGATTATGCGAGTCCGGTTCTCCATCGTTACAGCGTTCGCGGAACGATGTACCTGATGGCCGGATTGTTCATCGCGTTCTTCATCCCCATAGCGCTCGATCCGGTTGTCATCCCGATGACAATGATGACGTGCTGTGTCCTGGTTGGCCTGACGTTCGGCAACCTCCAGAAACGGGTATAGGGAGGGAGGATGAGCTACTCCGTTATAAATCAAGATGGGGTGCATCTGTGCGACATCCCATTGAAC
It encodes:
- a CDS encoding DUF4400 domain-containing protein, producing MKKPWLLVAWLLVIELLAILLLIPGDWTDRAIKRESELVEQSLGVEARDWIQNKASTWFRSSVIDSGFYEGMYQTLIPSEEERQKSKGMQDMGKGWFVWVKGRMEAFVNVIYQFYTRLALLAAWAPYMLILFVPAVYDGMMTWRIKRTNFDYASPVLHRYSVRGTMYLMAGLFIAFFIPIALDPVVIPMTMMTCCVLVGLTFGNLQKRV